The following proteins are co-located in the Paracoccaceae bacterium Fryx2 genome:
- a CDS encoding type II toxin-antitoxin system RelE/ParE family toxin, producing the protein MPRLIWSPAALRDVERLYRFLADKNPDAARRAAKSIREGMNILRVQPGAGRPVEDMEPEFREWFITFGDSGYVSLYQFDGETAVVLAVRHQREVGY; encoded by the coding sequence ATGCCACGACTGATCTGGTCGCCCGCCGCGCTGCGGGATGTCGAGCGCCTTTACCGTTTCCTTGCCGACAAGAACCCTGACGCCGCCCGGCGCGCTGCCAAGTCCATCCGTGAAGGCATGAACATCCTGCGCGTTCAACCGGGCGCCGGGCGGCCAGTCGAGGACATGGAACCGGAATTCCGCGAGTGGTTCATTACCTTTGGTGACAGCGGCTATGTGTCGCTCTATCAGTTCGACGGCGAAACGGCGGTTGTTCTCGCGGTCCGCCATCAGCGTGAGGTTGGCTATTGA
- a CDS encoding ATP-binding cassette domain-containing protein has protein sequence MSGCGKSTIAKALVGLAPHQGRIEIGGQIMEGLDTAGLESMRRKVKIVF, from the coding sequence GTGTCCGGCTGCGGCAAGTCGACCATTGCCAAGGCCCTGGTTGGACTTGCGCCGCATCAGGGCCGGATCGAGATTGGCGGACAGATCATGGAGGGCCTCGACACCGCGGGCCTTGAATCCATGCGTCGCAAGGTGAAGATTGTATTCTAG
- a CDS encoding TAXI family TRAP transporter solute-binding subunit, with protein sequence MHLEKLAAAAMAALLLAVPAAAQDREGWPGNLTIGTASQGGTYFIYGTGLGGLISETLGLNASAEVTGGPVQNATLVETGDHQIGLVTMGPAYDAWMGKSELAPGLEHKSLRALFPMYQTPFQVVALQSAGIASVADLDGKRVSVGPAGGTAATYWPRFFEVAGVSPQVSYSGASDAVGQVQDGLIDAFAFAAGVPISAFAQIAAEADVNIFSFTDEERTKILEQMPELAAFDVPGGLYQGFPDPQGTVALWNFAVAHADMPETLAYEITKLVMENNTRMMQIHATASETVPGNVDKNSFLPYHPGAVRFFEEAGVEIPAELR encoded by the coding sequence ATGCATCTGGAAAAACTCGCTGCGGCAGCCATGGCTGCCCTGCTTCTTGCCGTGCCGGCTGCGGCGCAAGACCGCGAAGGCTGGCCCGGCAACCTGACGATCGGCACCGCCAGTCAGGGCGGCACCTATTTCATCTACGGCACGGGTCTCGGCGGGCTGATCTCCGAGACGCTGGGCCTGAACGCCTCGGCAGAGGTGACGGGGGGCCCCGTTCAGAATGCAACCCTTGTGGAAACCGGCGATCACCAGATCGGCCTTGTCACCATGGGCCCGGCCTATGACGCATGGATGGGCAAGAGCGAACTCGCGCCGGGGCTCGAACACAAGAGCCTGCGCGCGCTGTTCCCCATGTACCAGACTCCATTCCAGGTTGTTGCACTGCAGAGTGCAGGCATTGCCTCGGTGGCAGACCTTGACGGCAAGCGGGTTTCGGTTGGCCCGGCTGGCGGCACGGCGGCAACCTACTGGCCGCGGTTCTTCGAGGTCGCCGGGGTGTCGCCGCAAGTCAGCTATTCCGGCGCCAGCGACGCGGTGGGGCAGGTGCAGGATGGGCTGATCGACGCCTTTGCCTTTGCCGCCGGCGTTCCGATCTCGGCCTTTGCGCAGATCGCGGCCGAGGCGGATGTGAACATCTTCAGCTTCACCGATGAAGAGCGGACCAAAATTCTCGAACAGATGCCGGAGCTTGCCGCCTTTGACGTGCCGGGCGGGCTTTACCAGGGCTTCCCCGATCCGCAAGGCACTGTGGCGTTGTGGAATTTCGCCGTGGCCCATGCCGACATGCCCGAGACGCTTGCCTACGAGATCACCAAACTGGTGATGGAAAACAACACCCGCATGATGCAGATCCATGCGACGGCATCCGAGACCGTGCCGGGGAACGTCGACAAGAACAGCTTCCTTCCGTACCACCCGGGCGCTGTGCGCTTTTTCGAAGAAGCAGGCGTCGAGATACCCGCAGAACTGCGCTGA
- the istA gene encoding IS21 family transposase, which yields MAYKPINDQQLRLYMSDLRYHSQRTSAARAGFSERTARRFDANPTLPSNRKIVHGRTVADPLEGYWEGDILPLLERDSALQAVTLLRHLQGLHPLAFPDDRIRRTLERRVRQWRALNGPERDIIFRQTPEPGRMAQSDFTHAEELEVTIAGQLFPHLLYHFVMVYSRWEHVGVVLGGESFTALAENLQQALWSLGGAPQEHRTDSLSAAFRNLTADQRQDITTRYNAFVGHYGMEASRNNRGEAHENGAVESQNRHLKKAIEQALILRGSRDFASIEDYRRFIDILVARRNRQRAAATQVERAHLKPLPRRRTTDFRAPL from the coding sequence TTGGCCTACAAACCCATCAACGACCAGCAATTGAGATTATACATGTCCGACCTCCGATATCACAGTCAGCGCACGTCGGCCGCCCGCGCCGGGTTCAGCGAGCGCACGGCCCGACGGTTCGATGCCAACCCGACGCTGCCCTCGAACCGCAAGATCGTTCACGGGCGCACGGTGGCCGATCCCCTCGAGGGTTATTGGGAGGGCGACATCCTTCCCTTGCTGGAGAGGGACAGCGCCTTGCAGGCCGTCACCCTGCTGCGCCACCTTCAGGGCCTGCACCCGCTGGCCTTCCCCGATGACCGCATCCGGCGCACCCTGGAACGGCGGGTGCGGCAGTGGCGGGCGCTGAACGGACCCGAGCGCGACATCATCTTCCGCCAGACGCCGGAGCCGGGCCGCATGGCCCAGTCCGACTTCACTCATGCCGAGGAGCTGGAGGTGACGATCGCGGGCCAGCTATTCCCGCATCTGCTCTACCACTTCGTCATGGTCTACAGCCGGTGGGAGCATGTCGGGGTGGTCCTGGGCGGGGAGAGCTTCACGGCCCTGGCCGAGAACCTGCAGCAGGCGCTCTGGTCGCTCGGCGGGGCACCACAGGAGCATCGCACCGACAGCCTCTCGGCCGCTTTCCGCAACCTGACGGCTGACCAGCGCCAGGATATCACCACGCGCTACAATGCCTTCGTCGGCCATTACGGCATGGAGGCCAGTCGCAACAACCGCGGGGAAGCTCATGAGAACGGCGCGGTGGAGTCCCAGAACCGGCACCTGAAGAAGGCCATCGAACAGGCGCTGATCCTGCGCGGCAGCCGCGACTTCGCCAGCATCGAGGACTACCGCCGCTTCATCGACATTCTGGTGGCACGGCGCAACCGGCAGCGGGCGGCGGCCACGCAGGTGGAACGGGCGCATCTGAAGCCCCTGCCGCGCCGGCGCACCACCGACTTTAGGGCACCTCTATAA
- a CDS encoding IS630 family transposase gives MRRDDICLYLGPADRAELQALITNRNTARKLVWRSEIVLATADGHGTFEIMRRARTSKPTVWRWQARYLDEGVDGLKRDKTRPSRVPPLPMETRLKVITKTVQETPPNATHWSRALMAEAMGISPSSVGRIWAEAGLKPHLTKGFKVSNDPLFEEKVTDIVGLYLDPPDRAVVLCVDEKSQIQALDRTQPGLPLKKGRAATMTHDYKRHGTTTLFAALDVKSGKVIGDCMPRHRAKEFLKFLRQIDKAVPARRHVHLVLDNYATHKTPEVKAWLDKHPRFKLHFTPTSASWLNLVERFFAEITSRRIRRGSYSSVDDLKTAIYDYLAQHNEKPKPFRWTKTAEDILTRERRALDKLDEIRGNR, from the coding sequence ATGAGACGCGATGACATTTGCCTTTACCTTGGCCCCGCCGACCGTGCTGAGCTTCAAGCTCTGATCACCAACCGCAACACTGCGCGCAAGCTCGTCTGGCGTTCCGAGATCGTGCTGGCGACAGCGGACGGTCACGGCACTTTTGAGATCATGCGGCGCGCACGCACTTCGAAGCCCACGGTCTGGCGCTGGCAGGCTCGGTATCTCGATGAGGGTGTGGACGGCCTCAAGCGCGACAAGACAAGGCCCTCGCGCGTGCCGCCATTGCCCATGGAAACAAGGCTGAAGGTGATCACCAAGACGGTGCAGGAGACGCCGCCCAACGCCACCCACTGGAGCCGCGCCCTGATGGCCGAAGCCATGGGGATTTCGCCGTCGAGTGTGGGTCGCATATGGGCCGAAGCTGGCTTGAAGCCGCATCTCACGAAGGGGTTCAAGGTCTCGAATGACCCGCTGTTCGAGGAAAAGGTCACGGATATCGTCGGTCTCTACCTTGATCCACCGGATCGGGCTGTGGTTCTGTGTGTTGATGAGAAGTCGCAGATCCAGGCGTTGGATCGGACGCAACCCGGTCTGCCGCTCAAGAAGGGGCGCGCAGCTACCATGACACACGATTATAAGCGGCACGGCACGACCACGCTGTTCGCCGCGCTGGATGTGAAATCCGGCAAGGTCATCGGCGATTGCATGCCCCGCCATCGCGCCAAGGAGTTCCTGAAATTTCTGCGGCAGATCGACAAGGCCGTGCCCGCGCGTCGTCACGTGCACCTGGTGCTCGACAACTACGCCACCCACAAGACGCCCGAGGTGAAAGCATGGCTGGACAAGCACCCGCGCTTCAAGCTGCACTTCACGCCCACCAGCGCCTCATGGCTGAACCTGGTCGAACGCTTCTTCGCCGAAATCACATCGAGGCGCATCCGACGTGGCAGCTATTCCAGCGTCGATGACCTGAAGACCGCGATCTACGACTATCTGGCGCAGCACAACGAGAAGCCGAAGCCCTTCAGGTGGACCAAAACCGCCGAGGACATCCTCACCCGAGAACGCCGCGCGCTCGACAAACTCGACGAAATTCGCGGAAACAGGTAG
- a CDS encoding IS5 family transposase, whose amino-acid sequence MAQMGFFDLSDRYASLDAKRDPLVEIDAVVPWEEFRPALERVWRKPVADRKSRAGRKPIDAVLMFKTLVLSALYNLSDDQIEYQVRDRLSFMRFLGLGLGDRVPDAKTVWLYRDALAQAGKVEELFGLFDGHLARRGYIARGGQILDASIVPVPRNHNTRDENATIKKGEVPEDWADKPAKRVQKDVDARWTKKHGKSHYGYKNHVNVDRTHKLVRRYHVTDAAVHDSQAVDHLLMQGNTGSGVWADAAYRSEEMEAKLRALKLKSHIHRKGNRGKPLTDQAKGSNRTKSTVRVRVEHIFGAQANDMGGTLVRTIGLVRAKAKVGMKNLAYNMRRLGQLGRINPHPA is encoded by the coding sequence ATGGCGCAGATGGGTTTTTTCGATCTTTCGGACCGTTACGCGAGCCTCGATGCCAAAAGGGATCCGCTGGTCGAAATTGATGCCGTCGTGCCGTGGGAGGAGTTTCGTCCGGCTCTTGAGCGGGTCTGGCGCAAGCCTGTTGCGGATCGCAAGTCCCGCGCGGGGCGCAAGCCGATAGATGCGGTGCTGATGTTCAAGACGCTGGTTCTGAGCGCGCTTTACAACCTGTCGGATGATCAGATCGAATATCAGGTCCGCGACCGGCTTTCCTTTATGCGCTTCCTGGGGTTGGGCCTTGGTGACCGGGTGCCCGACGCCAAGACGGTGTGGCTGTATCGCGATGCGCTGGCGCAGGCCGGCAAGGTGGAGGAGTTGTTCGGGTTGTTTGACGGTCATTTGGCGCGGCGGGGCTACATTGCGCGCGGCGGTCAGATCCTGGACGCCTCCATCGTGCCGGTGCCGCGCAATCACAACACGCGCGATGAAAACGCAACGATCAAGAAGGGCGAGGTCCCCGAGGATTGGGCTGATAAGCCAGCGAAACGGGTGCAAAAGGATGTGGACGCACGTTGGACGAAAAAGCACGGCAAGAGCCACTACGGCTACAAGAACCATGTGAATGTGGACCGCACGCATAAGCTGGTCCGGCGCTACCACGTCACCGACGCCGCTGTGCATGACAGCCAGGCAGTGGATCATCTGCTGATGCAGGGCAACACCGGGTCTGGCGTGTGGGCGGATGCTGCTTATCGGTCCGAGGAGATGGAGGCCAAACTCCGCGCCTTAAAACTGAAAAGCCACATCCACCGCAAGGGCAATCGGGGCAAGCCGCTGACCGACCAGGCCAAGGGCAGCAACCGCACCAAATCCACCGTGCGGGTCCGGGTTGAGCACATCTTCGGCGCGCAGGCCAACGACATGGGCGGCACCCTGGTGCGCACCATCGGCTTGGTGCGGGCGAAGGCCAAAGTCGGCATGAAGAATCTCGCCTACAACATGCGCCGCCTCGGCCAACTGGGTCGCATCAACCCGCACCCAGCCTGA
- a CDS encoding IS256 family transposase has translation MNDITDSSAFSLLPDTTGYDPIEERLRASVRATIETMFEEELAEFLGRMRYGRGDEKAKGYRHGHRERQLTGTFGTETVRVPRARVEDEDGKAKEWRSKALPRYQRLTKKAEALIAAVYLAGTNTRRVKRALFGLFEGAVSKDVVSRAWRKVKVDWEAWCARSLADEDIVRLILDGTVIRTRLDRKATNISVLAAIGIRRDGQKVLLSIKNMGGESTSAWRQFLDDLDARGLKRPEFVIVDGAPGLEAALVALWGEALPIRRCTVHKHRNLLAHAPRHLHDELTEDCRDMIYADTAAGIEKRRKAFLRKWQLKCKAVADSLEEAGDRLFSFTRLDPSQWKSARTTNAIERLNEEFRRRVKTQTVLPCAETVPMFWALLASGQIQMRKVDGWETLSQPLDPIPLDAAA, from the coding sequence ATGAACGACATTACCGACAGCTCGGCCTTTTCGCTACTGCCCGACACGACCGGGTATGACCCGATCGAGGAGCGCCTGCGGGCAAGCGTCCGCGCGACCATCGAGACCATGTTTGAAGAGGAACTGGCCGAGTTTCTCGGCCGCATGCGCTACGGTCGCGGCGACGAGAAGGCGAAGGGCTATCGCCACGGGCACCGCGAGCGGCAGCTGACCGGCACCTTCGGCACCGAAACGGTGCGCGTGCCCCGCGCCCGGGTCGAGGACGAGGACGGCAAGGCTAAGGAATGGCGCTCGAAGGCGCTGCCGCGCTACCAGCGGCTGACGAAGAAGGCCGAGGCGCTGATCGCGGCGGTCTATCTTGCCGGGACCAACACCCGGCGCGTCAAGCGGGCGCTGTTCGGGCTGTTCGAGGGCGCCGTCAGCAAGGATGTGGTCAGCCGGGCTTGGCGCAAGGTGAAGGTGGACTGGGAAGCCTGGTGCGCCCGCAGCCTCGCCGACGAGGACATCGTCCGGCTGATCCTCGACGGCACCGTGATCCGGACCCGGCTGGACCGCAAGGCCACCAACATCTCGGTGCTGGCGGCGATCGGCATCCGCCGCGACGGGCAGAAGGTATTGTTATCCATCAAGAACATGGGTGGAGAGAGCACATCTGCCTGGCGCCAGTTCCTCGACGACCTCGACGCGCGCGGGCTGAAGCGGCCCGAGTTCGTCATTGTTGACGGCGCTCCCGGGCTTGAAGCCGCTCTGGTGGCGCTCTGGGGCGAGGCTCTGCCGATCCGGCGCTGCACGGTCCACAAGCACCGCAACCTGCTGGCGCACGCGCCCAGGCACCTGCACGACGAGCTGACCGAGGACTGCCGCGACATGATCTACGCCGACACCGCCGCCGGGATCGAGAAGCGCCGCAAGGCATTCCTGCGCAAGTGGCAGCTCAAGTGCAAGGCCGTTGCCGACAGCCTCGAAGAAGCAGGGGACCGGCTCTTCAGCTTCACCCGCCTCGATCCCTCGCAATGGAAGTCGGCCCGGACCACCAACGCCATCGAACGGCTGAACGAGGAGTTCCGTCGCCGCGTCAAGACCCAGACCGTGCTGCCCTGCGCCGAGACCGTACCCATGTTCTGGGCGCTGCTGGCATCCGGCCAGATCCAGATGCGCAAGGTCGACGGCTGGGAGACGCTTTCCCAGCCCCTCGACCCGATACCTCTTGACGCAGCCGCCTGA
- a CDS encoding peptidoglycan-binding domain-containing protein, with the protein MQNAANAGGFNTGTPDGQWGGGSKEAMRAFQTSVGIPATGAPDQATLQQLGFNSCGMRMINSQPHADGGPREQPPFRRRTDRATHSRCHQR; encoded by the coding sequence TTGCAGAACGCTGCGAACGCGGGTGGTTTCAACACGGGCACGCCAGATGGACAATGGGGCGGGGGTTCAAAAGAGGCGATGAGAGCTTTCCAGACGTCCGTCGGCATTCCCGCGACGGGTGCGCCCGATCAAGCAACGCTGCAGCAACTTGGCTTCAACAGCTGTGGGATGAGGATGATCAATAGCCAACCTCACGCTGATGGCGGACCGCGAGAACAACCGCCGTTTCGCCGTCGAACTGATAGAGCGACACATAGCCGCTGTCACCAAAGGTAA
- the istB gene encoding IS21-like element helper ATPase IstB, whose translation MTSREIDIHTLPGMLTALRLPSFHKLWADIATRADTEGWPAARFLAVLAEYELAERDMRRIQRHMNEAQLPAGKTLATFDFKALPTLPRARIEALAAGDWLEGGGNLIAIGNSGTGKTHILCAIGHALIERGHRVFYTRTSDLVQRLQAARRDLVLEAALAKLDKFDLIILDDITYAHKDQAETGVLFELIARRYECRSIAIAANQPFSGWDQIFPDKAMTVAAIDRLVHHAAILEMNAESFRQRAAASNKEALSRPPTTTIADNKDKGEG comes from the coding sequence ATGACCTCCCGCGAGATCGACATCCACACGCTGCCAGGCATGCTGACCGCGCTGCGCCTGCCCAGCTTCCACAAGCTTTGGGCCGACATCGCCACCCGTGCCGACACCGAAGGCTGGCCCGCTGCCCGCTTTCTGGCTGTCCTCGCGGAATACGAACTGGCCGAGCGCGACATGCGCCGCATTCAGCGCCACATGAACGAGGCACAGCTACCGGCTGGCAAGACGCTGGCGACCTTCGACTTCAAGGCGCTGCCAACCCTGCCGCGCGCCCGGATCGAGGCCTTGGCGGCCGGCGACTGGCTGGAGGGTGGCGGCAATCTGATCGCCATCGGCAATTCCGGCACGGGCAAAACGCACATTCTCTGCGCGATAGGCCATGCCCTGATCGAGCGGGGACACCGCGTGTTCTATACCCGCACCAGCGATCTGGTGCAGCGACTTCAGGCCGCCCGCCGCGATCTGGTGCTCGAAGCCGCGCTCGCCAAGCTCGACAAGTTCGACCTGATCATCCTCGACGACATCACCTACGCCCACAAGGATCAGGCCGAGACAGGCGTGCTCTTCGAGCTGATCGCCCGGCGCTACGAATGCCGCAGCATCGCCATCGCCGCCAACCAGCCCTTCAGCGGCTGGGACCAGATCTTCCCGGACAAGGCGATGACCGTCGCCGCCATCGACCGGCTGGTTCATCACGCAGCGATCCTGGAGATGAATGCCGAAAGCTTCCGCCAGCGCGCGGCCGCCTCCAACAAAGAGGCGCTGAGCAGACCGCCAACGACAACC
- a CDS encoding TRAP transporter permease translates to MSQTAAGPVIADGVDQEPHASNQRHFTGAIHSFVALLCVVYTGFHIAVMNLYPLETWTYRMLHIAGGLVIGFLIYAALALPADLAVRRRSAAEWAVTGLAAVGIGYGAAMVAFAWGGWWAAGVARPPALVFNSFGWPLVVGTLAAILAGWIWGSRDRTGVHPADWLLGLAAIAMTSYILFNVGPIRLRAGTSMAQPADFHAALVGVLLILELTRRVAGLALVIIAGVFIAYAFVGPLLPGFLNHRGYDPQRFFTYIFTDQGILGAPVAVSSTYIILFIAFAAFLQASRVGDYFVNFAFAAAGHLRGGPAKVAIFASGLMGMINGTSAGNVVATGSLTIPLMKKVGYPAKSAAAIEATASSGGQILPPIMGAGAFIMAEVTGIAYSEIVIAAIIPAVLYFISVYFMVDFQARKLNMTGLPKDQLPKFAVLARQVYLFLPVVILIYTLFAGYTVIRAGTVAMASAAVVSWLTPYKMGPASIYRALDLAARMAIQLVAVCAAAGIIVGVIALTGVGARFSSLLLGLADQSQVIALFFAMVISIVLGMGMPTTAAYAVAAAVVAPGLIQLGIPVLVAHFFVFYYAVMSAITPPVALAAYAGAAISGSEPMRTSVEAFKLGLAAFIVPFMFFNSHELLMQGEWLAIIHVFISACVGVMLLSAAVQGWFFGSLNLALRFLLLAAAIGMIDGGWLTDAVGLAVGVSVFLLQRTLAGQAAVRGANR, encoded by the coding sequence ATGTCCCAGACCGCTGCAGGCCCCGTCATCGCGGATGGCGTCGACCAGGAGCCGCACGCTTCGAACCAGCGCCATTTCACCGGTGCGATACATTCATTCGTGGCGCTGCTCTGCGTGGTCTACACAGGGTTCCATATCGCCGTGATGAACCTGTACCCGCTGGAGACCTGGACCTACCGGATGCTCCATATCGCGGGCGGGCTGGTGATCGGCTTCCTGATCTACGCGGCACTGGCCCTGCCAGCGGATCTCGCCGTCAGAAGGCGGAGCGCGGCGGAATGGGCGGTTACCGGACTGGCCGCTGTCGGCATCGGCTATGGCGCGGCCATGGTGGCTTTCGCCTGGGGCGGATGGTGGGCGGCGGGCGTGGCGCGGCCCCCGGCCTTGGTCTTCAATTCCTTTGGCTGGCCGCTGGTCGTCGGCACGCTCGCTGCCATTCTGGCCGGCTGGATCTGGGGCAGCCGCGACCGGACCGGCGTGCACCCGGCAGACTGGCTTCTGGGCCTCGCGGCCATCGCGATGACGAGCTACATCCTGTTCAACGTCGGGCCGATCCGGCTGCGCGCCGGAACGTCCATGGCGCAGCCCGCCGATTTTCACGCGGCGCTGGTGGGCGTGCTGCTGATCCTTGAGCTGACCCGTCGGGTGGCGGGGCTGGCGCTTGTCATCATCGCCGGGGTGTTCATCGCCTATGCCTTCGTCGGCCCGCTCCTTCCCGGTTTTCTCAATCACCGCGGTTACGATCCGCAGCGTTTCTTCACCTATATCTTCACCGATCAGGGCATCCTCGGGGCGCCTGTCGCGGTGTCTTCGACCTACATCATCCTGTTCATCGCCTTTGCCGCCTTCCTGCAGGCCAGCCGGGTCGGTGACTACTTCGTGAACTTCGCCTTTGCGGCGGCAGGGCACCTGCGCGGTGGCCCGGCCAAGGTGGCGATCTTCGCCTCGGGTTTGATGGGCATGATCAACGGCACCTCGGCCGGCAATGTGGTGGCGACCGGCTCGCTGACCATTCCGCTGATGAAGAAGGTCGGCTATCCGGCAAAAAGCGCCGCCGCGATCGAGGCGACAGCCTCCTCCGGCGGGCAGATCCTGCCGCCGATCATGGGGGCCGGCGCCTTCATCATGGCCGAGGTGACAGGCATCGCCTACAGCGAGATCGTCATTGCCGCGATCATCCCGGCGGTGCTCTACTTCATCTCGGTCTATTTCATGGTCGATTTCCAGGCGCGGAAACTGAACATGACCGGCCTGCCGAAGGATCAGCTGCCGAAATTCGCGGTGCTGGCGCGGCAGGTCTATCTGTTCTTGCCCGTGGTGATCCTGATCTACACGCTCTTTGCCGGCTATACCGTGATCCGCGCCGGCACGGTGGCAATGGCCTCGGCGGCGGTGGTGTCCTGGCTGACGCCCTACAAGATGGGTCCGGCGTCGATCTACCGGGCGCTTGATCTGGCCGCGCGCATGGCGATCCAGCTGGTTGCGGTCTGTGCCGCGGCGGGCATCATCGTGGGCGTCATCGCCCTGACCGGGGTCGGCGCGCGGTTTTCGTCGCTGCTTCTGGGCCTTGCCGATCAAAGCCAGGTGATTGCGCTGTTCTTCGCCATGGTGATCTCCATCGTGCTGGGGATGGGGATGCCCACCACCGCCGCCTATGCGGTGGCTGCTGCGGTCGTGGCGCCGGGCCTGATCCAGCTTGGCATCCCGGTGCTGGTCGCCCATTTCTTCGTGTTCTACTACGCGGTCATGTCGGCCATCACGCCGCCGGTCGCGCTGGCCGCCTATGCCGGGGCGGCAATTTCCGGGTCGGAACCGATGCGAACCTCGGTCGAGGCGTTCAAGCTGGGGCTGGCGGCCTTCATCGTGCCCTTCATGTTCTTCAACTCGCACGAACTTCTGATGCAGGGGGAGTGGCTGGCGATCATCCATGTCTTCATCAGTGCCTGCGTGGGCGTGATGCTGCTTTCCGCCGCCGTGCAGGGTTGGTTCTTCGGCAGTCTGAATTTAGCGCTGCGCTTCCTGCTGCTCGCCGCAGCAATAGGGATGATTGATGGCGGCTGGCTGACCGATGCCGTCGGTCTGGCGGTCGGTGTTTCGGTGTTCCTGCTTCAACGCACCCTGGCCGGACAGGCGGCCGTCCGCGGCGCCAATCGGTAA
- a CDS encoding CopG family ribbon-helix-helix protein, producing MNAVRPIAVKLDQDTRDRLKRLADAKDRSTHWMLREAVAQFVDREEKREAFRQAGMQAWQEYQATGEHVTHDEADAWLAKLEAGEEAAAPECHD from the coding sequence ATGAACGCCGTCCGCCCCATCGCCGTAAAACTCGATCAGGACACCCGTGACCGGCTCAAGCGGCTGGCGGATGCGAAGGACCGCTCCACTCATTGGATGCTGCGTGAGGCCGTGGCGCAGTTCGTCGATCGCGAAGAGAAGCGCGAAGCGTTTCGGCAGGCTGGGATGCAGGCCTGGCAGGAGTATCAGGCGACAGGCGAGCACGTGACCCATGACGAAGCCGATGCCTGGCTTGCCAAGCTGGAAGCGGGCGAAGAGGCGGCAGCACCTGAATGCCACGACTGA
- a CDS encoding ABC transporter permease: MHRYRFVLFRPLQFLPVLFGISVITFVLVRLIPGDPARILLGTRATPTAIANIRAQYGLDEPMWLQYLYFLKNLGAGEMGKSTLYKIDVLRLIASRIEPTLALVVAGVLLALLIAVPFAAISARRQGTLADHAVRVVSTAGIGFPSFWLGAMLILLFSVRLDWLPVAGYGETLGEKLSHLVLPGLTIALSLSAVLTRSLRAGMVAGMQSDIATAARARGMPESVVFWRHVVPNALVPTVNLLAVNIGWLIGGTVVVESVFAIPGLGQLMVRGIFSRDYMVVQGVALTFAVATVLINFAADIITVALDPRVEL, encoded by the coding sequence ATGCACCGCTATCGCTTTGTCCTGTTCCGCCCTTTGCAGTTTCTGCCGGTGTTGTTCGGCATCTCGGTCATAACCTTCGTACTGGTGCGGCTGATTCCCGGTGATCCGGCACGCATCCTGCTGGGCACGCGCGCCACGCCAACCGCCATCGCGAACATCCGCGCCCAATACGGGTTGGATGAGCCTATGTGGCTGCAATACCTTTACTTTCTGAAGAACCTAGGCGCGGGTGAGATGGGCAAGTCCACGCTTTACAAGATCGACGTTCTGCGCCTGATCGCGTCGAGGATCGAGCCTACGCTGGCCCTGGTCGTGGCTGGTGTGCTGCTGGCGCTCCTGATCGCGGTGCCCTTTGCTGCTATCTCGGCCCGACGCCAGGGCACGCTGGCCGATCATGCGGTGCGGGTCGTTTCGACGGCGGGGATCGGGTTCCCGTCATTCTGGCTGGGTGCGATGCTGATCCTGCTGTTTTCCGTGCGGCTGGATTGGTTGCCAGTGGCTGGCTACGGCGAGACACTGGGCGAAAAGCTGAGCCACCTGGTGCTGCCGGGGCTGACCATCGCGCTGTCGCTGTCGGCGGTGCTGACACGGTCCTTGCGTGCCGGGATGGTGGCGGGCATGCAATCCGACATTGCCACGGCTGCGCGGGCGCGCGGGATGCCGGAGAGTGTCGTGTTCTGGCGGCATGTGGTGCCGAACGCGCTGGTGCCGACGGTGAACCTGCTGGCGGTCAATATCGGCTGGCTGATCGGAGGCACGGTGGTGGTGGAAAGCGTGTTCGCCATTCCGGGCCTCGGCCAGCTGATGGTGCGGGGCATCTTCAGCCGCGACTACATGGTCGTGCAGGGCGTGGCGCTGACCTTCGCGGTGGCCACGGTGCTGATCAACTTTGCCGCCGATATCATAACCGTCGCACTGGACCCGAGGGTAGAGCTGTGA